CCGGCCGCGCCTTCGCTCACGGCCACGGCAGTCGATCAGCCACCAGAAACTGCGCTCGTTCGAACAGGTGCGTGTCACGCACCCGCGAGAGGTCGCCGCGGGTGAAATCCACCGAGCTTCGTGTGGCCGTACAATGCCAGCGCTCGACGTGCTGCGGTGTGGCCTGATGAAACACGGCCGGTGAGAATGCTCCTACGTTGGTCCCGTGCTCGGCGTCTCGTGCCGAGGGAAACCGGAACAGCTCGACCTTCGCTTCACGCATGGCGCGGCCGAGTGTTTGGGACGACTGGTACGACACTGGCGACGAGATCTCGGCCGCATGATCCGAGAATGGCGGTGCCGCCAGATCGACCGCACGTATGCTGCGCATCCGTACGGTGAAGCTCGTGAGCGCGGTAGTGACCGGCTCGAGCTCGGCGTGTGTGCCCTCGAGAAAAAGCAGCCGGTAGTAGGCCACCTCGGCGAAGGCGGTGCGTTGCTGCTCGGAGCCGTACCAGATACCGCGTTCGTGTCGCGT
This region of Gemmatimonas groenlandica genomic DNA includes:
- a CDS encoding RES family NAD+ phosphorylase, producing the protein MSSNIWMQCAGDSELRALRLVAWRVVESQHEVSTRKLVSSAAEQELLEELIDRVKPPVTVGARLHYLLFTPFRYPPLRHGSRFGTRHERGIWYGSEQQRTAFAEVAYYRLLFLEGTHAELEPVTTALTSFTVRMRSIRAVDLAAPPFSDHAAEISSPVSYQSSQTLGRAMREAKVELFRFPSARDAEHGTNVGAFSPAVFHQATPQHVERWHCTATRSSVDFTRGDLSRVRDTHLFERAQFLVADRLPWP